The Desulfobacterales bacterium genome contains the following window.
AGATTAATCATGAATCTGAACAGGAAGGAGATGCTATTATTTCTAATATACAAAAACAAGGCATTTCCATAAAAACCGCCGACTGCCAATCAATAATTATTTACGATCCTACAAAAAAAGTTGTAGCCAATATTCATTCTGGATGGCGCGGCAGTATAAACAATATAGCAGGGAAAACCGTTAATAAAATGGAAAAATATTTTTCATCCAAGCCATCCGAATTATTTGTAGGAATCAGTCCGTCTCTTGGTCCATGCTGTGCAGAATTCAAAAATTATAAAGACGAAATTCCTTCAGAATTTTGGGAATATAAAAACGATTTTAATTATTTTGATTTCTGGAAAATAACAACCGCACAGCTTTGCGAAGAAGGCTTAAAAGAAGCAAATATTTATTCCAGCAATATATGCACTAAATGTAATCAACATCTTTTTTTCTCCTATAGGGGGGAGAAAAAAACAGGAAGATTTGCGACATTTATAGGACTAAATTAAAAATATCTAAACTTTAAGTTCTGAAACGTCTTTACAATAAATTACTTTTCCTTCTCCAGGAGCATAAAAGCTATCCATAACTGATTCAACATGATATCCACATTTTTCATAAAAAATCCGTGTAGGATCATACTGAGGTCTTTGGGACGTTTCTACATACACTCTGCTGCCGCCTAATTTTTTTATTAATCTTTCAGCATCAGTTATTAATTTTTTTCCTATCCCTTTACCTTGATAATTCGGATGAACAACTACCCAGTAAATATCATAGCTTGATAATGTTCCTGGAATATCCCCATAGCAGCAATATCCCGCGGTCATTTTATCATATTCTATAAATATGAAATGATAACCACTTTCAGATCCTTTATTCAAACGTTCTCGAATTAATTCAACAGCAATATTAACTTCAGAATCATTAAAAAAATTAGTAGCTCTAACCATTTTGCGTATAATTTCACAGTCTTGAGGCTTTACAGTATATCTAAACTTTGATTCCTGCGTAGGCAATATATTAACTTTATTATTTTGCTTTCGAGGATGGAGAGCTGTAGAAGCCAGTCCTTTAAAAAAATTCAAAGCATTGGATCCAAGTGTTCTTGTGCGATATCCTCCTTCTTGAATAACTAATGTTGGAAGCCCTATTTCTCCTATCATTTTTCCGTTATATTCAAAATCCCTTGGAAGAAGAGACCAAGTTCCGGTAGGATCTCCTTTTGCAGTATCTAAACCTAAAGCAACAATAAGAAAATCAGGTCTATATTCTTCTATTCTTTTTAAGGCCTGCTCTAACGATTTTCTATATTGAATTCCATTTATTGATTCTGGAAGGGGAATATTAAAATTAAAACCCTCCCCTTCTCCTTCTCCGACATCTTCTGTAAAACCAGAAAAATAAGGATAAGCAAATTTAGGATCTCCGTGAATAGAAACAGTAAAAACATCTGAGCTTCTATAAAAAATATCTTCCTGTCCATTTCCATGGTGATAATCAATATCAAGAATAGCTACTTTTCCATAGGAAGTCAAATATTGAGCTGCAATAGCATTATTATTAAAATAACAGAATCCTCCGAAAGATCTTCGTTCAGCATGATGGCCAGGGGGTCTAACAAGGGCATAGGCAATTCTTCTACCGCTCATTATCTCTTTTGCCGCAGTTAAAGCACAGTCAACAGCTCGTCTTGCCGCAGGATAAGCATTTTGATTTATAGGTGTGAATGTATCAATGCAATAA
Protein-coding sequences here:
- the pgeF gene encoding peptidoglycan editing factor PgeF, which codes for MILKEKNKIKFFQFPNLSDFKSINHGVIIRYYSDNPFKNMNLSFTASDDLDAVTNNRNLLLNMTNFDNIVYLKQVHSDKIIIIDKKINHESEQEGDAIISNIQKQGISIKTADCQSIIIYDPTKKVVANIHSGWRGSINNIAGKTVNKMEKYFSSKPSELFVGISPSLGPCCAEFKNYKDEIPSEFWEYKNDFNYFDFWKITTAQLCEEGLKEANIYSSNICTKCNQHLFFSYRGEKKTGRFATFIGLN
- a CDS encoding GNAT family N-acetyltransferase, whose product is MFRIRRIFDEILPVNKETIRQVKEIFYNRFQSARTEEIDIIGEKLTNPFKHRFRTILFVAENMRGKVIGFAMLLHEPEINFCFLDWIATSNEKNSSGIGSALYQRVRSEAEDLKVNGIFFECLPDDMNTCPDEKMVKESKSRLRFYEAFGARPIINTKYESPLNPEDTCMPYLVYDGLKKQKKITNVFLQKVVRAVLERKYNYLCSPEYITNVVNSIKDNPVRLRDYKYIIPESVKIKVTANYYSDKISLIINEKHIIHHVHERGYVESPVRVGKIISELEKVDFFENVKPLSFPSAHIDAVHDFDFVRYLKRACKEVPEGKSLYPYVFPIRNKTRPPKDMSVLAGYYCIDTFTPINQNAYPAARRAVDCALTAAKEIMSGRRIAYALVRPPGHHAERRSFGGFCYFNNNAIAAQYLTSYGKVAILDIDYHHGNGQEDIFYRSSDVFTVSIHGDPKFAYPYFSGFTEDVGEGEGEGFNFNIPLPESINGIQYRKSLEQALKRIEEYRPDFLIVALGLDTAKGDPTGTWSLLPRDFEYNGKMIGEIGLPTLVIQEGGYRTRTLGSNALNFFKGLASTALHPRKQNNKVNILPTQESKFRYTVKPQDCEIIRKMVRATNFFNDSEVNIAVELIRERLNKGSESGYHFIFIEYDKMTAGYCCYGDIPGTLSSYDIYWVVVHPNYQGKGIGKKLITDAERLIKKLGGSRVYVETSQRPQYDPTRIFYEKCGYHVESVMDSFYAPGEGKVIYCKDVSELKV